Genomic DNA from Trueperaceae bacterium:
CGACGAGCCCGCGCACGAGCTCGGCCACGAGGCGGGCCTCGTTGAGGCGGCGGACGCGCGACGTCCCCGTGCCGACGCAGGCGTGGAACTCCAGGTAGCGCTCGGCGGCGCCAGGTGGGGACCGGACCGCGGTGAGCGGCTGGTGCAGGTCCCCGAGGAGCGCCGCCAGGACGGGCTCCTGCTCGCGCGCCAGGCCCTCGTGCGCGCGGAACGTCCTGGTGAGGACGACCTCCTCGCCGCCGCCGGCCACGATCCTGTCGCGGAAGCGCCGGAACACGGCGACGTCGGCGCCGCGGAAGCCGTAGATCGACTGCTTCTCGTCACCGACGACCGTGAACCGCGCGCCGCCCATCAGGTGCCCGAGTATCCGCGCCTGGACCGGGTTCGTGTCCTGGAACTCGTCCACCAGCACGGCCTTCCAGCGCTCCCTGTAGTGCTCGCGCACGCGCTCGTGCTCCAGTGCCCTCAGGGCGTGGAGCTCCATGTCGGCGAAGCCGAGGACGCGGGCCTCGCGCCGGGCGCGCTCGAGGCGGCGCGAGACGTGCTCGTACGCCGTCCTGAGGTGCGGCAGCAGGTCGGCGAGGCCGTCGTCGGCCGGCCCCCAGGAGAGCGCCAGCGGGCCCGAGCCGCACACCGCCTTCACGGCGTCGCGCACCTCGCCGGCAGCCGCCTTCACGGACCTCAGCCCGCCGTCGGGCCACGCGCTCTCCCTGCCGCCGTTGAGCCGGACCGCCTTCGCGGCCGCCAGGGCGCGCTCAGGGTCGCGCGCCAGCAGGGCGTCGATCGCCGCCACGGCGTTGAGCCGCGCCTCCTCGGCCTTGTCGCCGTCGCCGCCGCGGTGGGCGGTCAACGTCGCGCGCCACTCCCGCCACCGGGGGTCGTCCGCGATGCGCTCGAAGGACGCCTCCCGTTCGCGCGCGAGCAGCGACCGCCAGTCGTCGGGGCCCTTGGTGAGCGCCTCCGCCGCCGTGAGGGGGTCGTCGAGGAGCTTCTCGAGCACGGCGCGCAGCAGGTAGAGCGGCATGGCGCCCAAGACGTCCTCCGGCAGCTCCGCGATCGCCTCCTCGAGCCGGTCCGCGCGCCAGACGACGCGCTCCAGGTCGTCGAGGACGGTGAAGTCGGGCGCCACGCCGGCCTCCTCCGGGTGGTCGCGGCAGACCCTGGCCGCCAGGGCGTGGATCGTGCCGATCTGGGCGGCCTCGAGCTCCACCAGCGACCGCCTGTCGCGCGGCCTGCGCTCGCGCACCAGCGCGCGTATGCGGCTGCGCAGCTCGGCGGCGGCCTTGTCGGTGAAGGTGGCCGCGACGACCTCGAGAGGCGACAGCCCCTCCTCGATGTGGTGGAGGTAGCGGTGCGCCAGCATCTTCGTCTTGCCGGTGCCCGCGCCGGCCACGACGGCGACGGACCCGGGCGCGAAGGCGGCGCGGGCCTGCTCCGGGGTGAGGTCGCCGCGGTCGCGCCGCACGTCGGGGACGGCTGGCGCAGCGGCCCGCTCGGACTGGCACACGCGGGCGCTTCCCCCGGCGCGCTCGGTCGCGCTCACGCCGCCACCTCGCCCGCGGGCTCGCCGCCCTCGGCTCCGCGCTTGCGGGACAGGCGCGGGCCGCGCCGGCACACGACGTCGTAGTCGCAGTAGCGACAGGCCGCGAGCTCGACGTCGGGGTCGAGGGGGAACGAGCCGGCGGCGAGCGCCTCCCGGAAGCGCGCGACGAGCCCGTCGAGGGCCGCGCTGTCGATCTCCTCCGGCACGACCCTGGCCTTGACCTTGGCGGCGTTGATCGAGAGGTAGCGCGCCTCCCGGACGGGCACGCCCGGGAACAGGGCCGGCGCGGCCGCCTCCACGTAGAGGGGGAGCTGCACGTCGAGCCTCAGCTTGCCGTCCGCCGACTTGGCGCCCGGCGGCACCGAGGACCCGAACTTGTAGTCGGTGAGGACGAGGTGGTCCCGGCCGTCCACGGTCACGGCGTCGATGCGGTCGACGGCCCCCGTCACCGTGAGCCCGCGCCAGGTGGACCTGAACCGCTGCTCCACCGCCAGGACCCGCGCGCCGGGCAGGGCGAAGTCTGGCGACCGCACGAGCCGCGCGAGCGTCTCGAGGTTGTCGCCGCGCCTGAGGGGCCACGTCAGCGAGCGCACCCGCCTGTCCCCTTCCCCCCGCTGCGCGTTGGCCTCGTCGTAGGCGCGCTCCAGATGGTCGAGGACGGCCGCGCGGAACGGGTCGTTCTCAGGGGTCTCACCGCACGCGGGCGCCTCCTCCTTGGCCCGCATGACGGCGAGCATCAGGGTCGCGTGGAAGATCGAGCCGATCGTCAGCGGGCTGACGTCCTCCTCGGCCTCCTCGAGCTCGTGGAGCCGCAGACCGTACTGGACGAACCAGCGGAAGGAGCACTGGCCGAAGGCGATGAGCTGCGTGGCGCTGTAGCTGCCCGCCACCGGCAGCGGCACGCCGTGGACGCCGTCGTGCGCGTCCGGCGGCTCGCCGCCCTCGCGGCGCCTCTCCACGGACCACGCGTACCGCGCGCGGCCGTCCGCCTTCTCCAGCGTGGCGATGAGGCCCTCGAGCCGGCTCGCCGGCGTCCTCGGCTCGGCCGGCTCCGGCTCGCCCACGCCGACCGCGGCGAAGAACGGGCTCGGCAGACGCTCCTTGCCGCCCGAGCTCTCCGGGCAGGTGAGCGTGAGGCTCGCGCCGCAGGCGTGCAGCACGGCCAGGAACGACAGCTCCTCGCGCTCGGCGGCGCCCTCGGCGTCCTCGAGCTCCAGACCGGCGCGCGCCAGCGCTCGCCTCTCGTGGAAGTCGATGACGGGGTCGTCGGCCACGGCCTCCGGGAAGGCGCCCTCCGACAGGCCGAGGACGAAGACGTGGTCGTAGCGCGCGCCGAACACCGCCAGCGGCGTGTGCAGCTCCACGGCGCCGCGCCCGGGCGGGTCGGCGGGCATGGTGGCGGCGTCGAGGACGTCGCTCAGGAGGCCGAGGAACGCTCCCAGGGGAACGACCTCGCGCTCCGGGGCCGAACCGGCGGGCGGCAGGGCGTCCCGCAGGGCCCGCAGCAGCCTGGCGTGGGCCCGCCTGTCGCGCTGGCCGGTCGGCGCCGCGAGGCCGAGGCCCTCGAGGGCATGGGTCAGTCGCTCCCGGTAGTCGCCCCACGACGCCCGCCCGGGCCAGTCGAGCAGGGCGGCGCGCTCCGCGCCGGCGGCCTGCCACTCGGCGGCGCCGGTCGCGTGACCGGTGCGCGCCGCCGCCCACGCCTCGTCGGGGAGCGCGCGCGTGAGCGGGTGCCTGAGGAGCTTGGCCGTCGGCTCGAACGGCAGCCGACCGCCGACGGCCTCCACGAGCAGCGACACCGCCTCCCCGAGGCGCGTCTCCCGCAGGGGCACGGCGTAGGCGAGGCGCACGGGCACGTCGAACTCCGCGGCGACGGCCTTGACCAGCGGTCCGTAGCCGCGGTCGTCGCGCGCGACCATCACGACCGCGTCGGGCCTCGCGCCGTACGCCAGCAGCCGCTTGATGCTGGCGAGGACGAAGCGCACCTCGTCCTCCTCGTCGGCCAGGCGGCGGGCGGTGACGGACGGTGTGCCGGGACCGGGAGCCGAGCCGGCCGTTGCCGCCGGCACCTCTTCCGAGCCGCCCGGCCTCCCGGCGTCGCCGAAGGAGGCGTCCGCCCTCGCGGCCTCGCCGAAAGAGCCGGCCGTTGCCGCCGGCCCATGGTCCGGGCCGCTCATCCTCCTGGCGTCGCCGACGGCCGCCGTGAACGCCGCCGCCATCAGCGGGCCGGGCGCGTCGCCGACGGAGACGTCCTCGACGACGCTCCAGCCTCGCGCGGCCAGCTCCTCGGACGCCGCCTCGCTGGAGGCGAAGCCGCGCGGCAGCACGACGGCCGAACCGGCGGCGGCGAGGGCGTCGAGGAACGCGACCTCGCCGTCACCCAGCCTGGCGTACCCGCTCACGAGGACGACCTCCCGCTCGAGGGGCGCCGCCGCGGCCCGCCACAGCAGCTCGGCGGGGTCGACCGCGCCCCGCTCCTCGAGGCGCCTCCGGTAGGCCAGGGCGAGCCGGGCCACCGCGGCGCTGCGCCTGCCGACGCCGGGCGCGCCCTCCAGCGCGGCGATCAGCCCCGCGCGCGACGCGATCCCGGACCGGAGGAGCTCGCTGACGACGGGCTCCACGCGGCGGGACGTGCCCGCGACGTCGGCGGGAGCGAGGACCTCTGCCACGACCTCGCGCAGCGCGAGCAGGCGCGCCATGGGTCCGGCGAGGGAGGCCCCCTGGCGGGACACGGCGCGCGCGGCGCGATCGTGCAGGCCGCGCGCGACGCCGACCCCGCGCACGGCGCGCGCCGCGCGGGGGTTGGGCGCGAGGAGCGTGCGGCCGGGCAGCAGCTCGCGGGCCGCGAGGAGCGGGTCGGCGGCGAGGACGACGGTGCGGGCAGCGTCGCCCGCCCGCGCGTCGCGCAGCTCGCTCATAGCCACACCTCCTCTTCCCGCCCCGCCTTCGGTCGCTCGCGCCCTCTCGGCCCTTCTCCGGCGCGCCCTCGGCCCTTCAGCGGCGAGCCTAGCGGCGCGTTGCGACGGGTAGCGTCGCTCCCTCCTGGGGCCCGCCACCGCGCCTCCCGTCGTCGCCGCGCCCGCTCAGGGTCGGGCCGGGCGTCCGCGAGCTGCGCCTTCAGGAGTAGCGAGCCAGGGCCGCCTTCGCCTCCGCCGCCAGACGCTCCCTTATCGCCAGGGGCTCGAGCGCCTCGACCTTCGAGCCCCAGCTCAGGATGAAGGCGAGCAGCTCGTGGGCGTCGCCGTCCTTCGCCAGCCGGCCGCGCAGCACGACGTTCAGCGAGCCGTCCTCGGCCTCGGACACGACCTCGATGTTGCGGTCGAAGTCCTGACGCTCCTCGAACCAGGCGGCGACGGAGGGGTCGACCCTGAGCAGCACCTCGACGGGCTCGCCGACGACCGTGATGCCCCAGGCGCCGTCGAGGAACGCCACGGGGTCGAAGTCCGCCGGGATCTCGTACGTCTCGTCGAGCAGCCTGACGTTGCGCATGCGGGAGAGCCGGAACGCGCCGATGCCCTTGAAGTAGAGCCGCTCCCGCGCGACGACGTACGGCTGCAGGTTGCGGCGGTTCAGCTCGTAGTAGAAGATCTCGTACTCGTGCGGGTGGTGCTGGCTGCCGCGCGCGGAGCGGTACTCGCAGCGGACCACGCGGCGGTTGAACCAGGCCTGGGCGACGAGGTCCAGAGTGCGGTCGTGGCGGGTCGTGGGCAGGCGGTCGACGCTGCGCGCCAGGGCCGAGCGCGCGGGCTCGGGCAGCATCATGGCCAGCTTCTGCAGCGCGTTGCGGTAGTGCCTGTCGCCCACCCCGGTGTGGACGAGCAGGCGCGTCGCGCTGTGCACCGCCAGCGCCTCCACCTCGTTGAGGGCGCTCCCGCGCGCCGGTATGCGGTAGTTGCCGTCCTCCTCGACCAGGTCGATGACCTCGCGCAGGTCCCAGAGGTCGCGCTCGATGGTGCGCC
This window encodes:
- a CDS encoding UvrD-helicase domain-containing protein, with the protein product MSATERAGGSARVCQSERAAAPAVPDVRRDRGDLTPEQARAAFAPGSVAVVAGAGTGKTKMLAHRYLHHIEEGLSPLEVVAATFTDKAAAELRSRIRALVRERRPRDRRSLVELEAAQIGTIHALAARVCRDHPEEAGVAPDFTVLDDLERVVWRADRLEEAIAELPEDVLGAMPLYLLRAVLEKLLDDPLTAAEALTKGPDDWRSLLAREREASFERIADDPRWREWRATLTAHRGGDGDKAEEARLNAVAAIDALLARDPERALAAAKAVRLNGGRESAWPDGGLRSVKAAAGEVRDAVKAVCGSGPLALSWGPADDGLADLLPHLRTAYEHVSRRLERARREARVLGFADMELHALRALEHERVREHYRERWKAVLVDEFQDTNPVQARILGHLMGGARFTVVGDEKQSIYGFRGADVAVFRRFRDRIVAGGGEEVVLTRTFRAHEGLAREQEPVLAALLGDLHQPLTAVRSPPGAAERYLEFHACVGTGTSRVRRLNEARLVAELVRGLVEDGTLVADPDSGEVRRLRYGDVAVLARGNAPFETFAAVLPSLGVPAVEVAGGDLLGAREAKDGEACLRFLADTADGVALAALLRSPFFAVDDGELLELARSAPQGTTLWQHLAAAPEATARLDRAREVLARALERRWDELPSRLLQGIDEAAGYSAVVANLPGGRRRLADWRAFLALVRKLEGWHRDAFAVARQLRRLRSAGVAVDRPTLHAGDAVTLMTIHGSKGLEWPVVVVADLSFQAGRDDPSVSFDAALGLGIRVSTDDGERADPVILSLLKHARAEAAQDEARRLLYVALTRARDRLFLTASQRDRGLLALLEPALEAAGVACVEVPLDLGLAYPDPPLPTAAEHGLVAIAAPGGG
- a CDS encoding PD-(D/E)XK nuclease family protein; protein product: MSELRDARAGDAARTVVLAADPLLAARELLPGRTLLAPNPRAARAVRGVGVARGLHDRAARAVSRQGASLAGPMARLLALREVVAEVLAPADVAGTSRRVEPVVSELLRSGIASRAGLIAALEGAPGVGRRSAAVARLALAYRRRLEERGAVDPAELLWRAAAAPLEREVVLVSGYARLGDGEVAFLDALAAAGSAVVLPRGFASSEAASEELAARGWSVVEDVSVGDAPGPLMAAAFTAAVGDARRMSGPDHGPAATAGSFGEAARADASFGDAGRPGGSEEVPAATAGSAPGPGTPSVTARRLADEEDEVRFVLASIKRLLAYGARPDAVVMVARDDRGYGPLVKAVAAEFDVPVRLAYAVPLRETRLGEAVSLLVEAVGGRLPFEPTAKLLRHPLTRALPDEAWAAARTGHATGAAEWQAAGAERAALLDWPGRASWGDYRERLTHALEGLGLAAPTGQRDRRAHARLLRALRDALPPAGSAPEREVVPLGAFLGLLSDVLDAATMPADPPGRGAVELHTPLAVFGARYDHVFVLGLSEGAFPEAVADDPVIDFHERRALARAGLELEDAEGAAEREELSFLAVLHACGASLTLTCPESSGGKERLPSPFFAAVGVGEPEPAEPRTPASRLEGLIATLEKADGRARYAWSVERRREGGEPPDAHDGVHGVPLPVAGSYSATQLIAFGQCSFRWFVQYGLRLHELEEAEEDVSPLTIGSIFHATLMLAVMRAKEEAPACGETPENDPFRAAVLDHLERAYDEANAQRGEGDRRVRSLTWPLRRGDNLETLARLVRSPDFALPGARVLAVEQRFRSTWRGLTVTGAVDRIDAVTVDGRDHLVLTDYKFGSSVPPGAKSADGKLRLDVQLPLYVEAAAPALFPGVPVREARYLSINAAKVKARVVPEEIDSAALDGLVARFREALAAGSFPLDPDVELAACRYCDYDVVCRRGPRLSRKRGAEGGEPAGEVAA
- a CDS encoding WYL domain-containing protein, with translation CGRVTRNLNKANRLKEMEKLLALRAHRVAELAERFGVSRRTIERDLWDLREVIDLVEEDGNYRIPARGSALNEVEALAVHSATRLLVHTGVGDRHYRNALQKLAMMLPEPARSALARSVDRLPTTRHDRTLDLVAQAWFNRRVVRCEYRSARGSQHHPHEYEIFYYELNRRNLQPYVVARERLYFKGIGAFRLSRMRNVRLLDETYEIPADFDPVAFLDGAWGITVVGEPVEVLLRVDPSVAAWFEERQDFDRNIEVVSEAEDGSLNVVLRGRLAKDGDAHELLAFILSWGSKVEALEPLAIRERLAAEAKAALARYS